A region from the Fundulus heteroclitus isolate FHET01 chromosome 22, MU-UCD_Fhet_4.1, whole genome shotgun sequence genome encodes:
- the tmem87b gene encoding transmembrane protein 87A isoform X2 yields the protein MAAAVRTRTWKRPGSGVFSQRMVFFAVLLGSVHETVAAPETGLWKITVVNGSRPLILKKAMYKDTDVVLKVVSCSCTMKVNFTIHWFLKYHPCYNEYNNIEEMYERTPLSRGGSLDPKPNAPGEYIEHKHHPIPCKSDLLSLPGLHKTKATPRTVVSPDGSEGLKKSDPDWISAEYDAKSARENVIATTWKDGPYLLIVKVTSDAKELNWNLTVDVVMKGSHGYISITEWPLMIFYMVMCVVYILYALLWFVWAACYWKDLLRIQFWIAGVIFLGMVEKAVFCAEYENTNAVGSATPGLLIFAELVSALKRTLSRLLVIIVSLGYGIIKPRLGAVMHRVVGLGILYFAFACVEGVLRITGGQDNGPALITAIVLAVFDSCTIWFIFVSLAQTIKTLKLRRNPVKLSLYRHFTNTLIFAVIASVIFMAWSAKKLHLADCQSDWIEVWVEDAFWRFLFSFVLLVIMFLWRPSANNQRYAFTPLIDDSDDEEIEEFIASSNIADGIKLRADKSETNGTAKHPETNPDEDLKWVEDNIPSSLTDVALPVLLDSDEEIMTTKYEMSKLE from the exons ATGGCAGCTGCTGTCAGGACGAGGACGTGGAAACGTCCGGGATCAGGAGTTTTTTCCCAGCGGATGGTGTTTTTTGCAGTTTTACTCGGCAGCGTACATGAAACCGTGGCCGCACCGGAAACAGGGCTGTGGAAAATCACGGTTGTAAAT GGCTCCAGACCGCTTATATTAAAGAAAGCCATGTATAAAGACACGGATGTCGTACTTAAAG TTGTGTCTTGTAGTTGTACCATGAAGGTGAATTTCACAATCCACTGGTTCTTAAAGTATCACCCCTGTTATAATGAATATAACAATATAGAA GAGATGTACGAAAGGACGCCGCTGAGCCGAGGGGGGAGCCTGGACCCTAAACCAAACGCACCGGGCGAGTACATAGAACATAAACACCATCCAATTCCTTGTAAAAGCGACCTGCTCTCTTTACCAGGGCTCCAT AAAACCAAGGCAACCCCACGGACAGTCGTTTCACCTGACGGGAGTGAAGGGCTT aaaaaaagcGACCCTGACTGGATTTCAGCTGAGTACGACGCCAAAAGCGCCAGAGAGAACGTCATAGCCACCACATGGAAGGACGGGCCGTACCTGCTGATCGTTAAGGTCACGTCTGATGCAAAGGAGCTCAACTGGAATTTAACAG TTGATGTGGTGATGAAAGGCAGCCACGGCTACATTTCTATCACAGAGTGGCCGCTAATGATC TTCTACATGGTAATGTGCGTCGTGTACATCCTGTACGCCTTGCTGTGGTTCGTCTGGGCCGCCTGCTACTGGAAAGATCTGCTGAGGATCCAGTTCTGGATAGCAGGAGTCATTTTCCTCGGCATGGTGGAGAAGGCGGTCTTCTGCGCCGAGTATGAAAACACCAATGCTGTCGGCTCTGCCA cTCCAGGCTTGTTGATCTTCGCTGAGTTGGTCTCGGCTCTCAAGAGGACGTTGTCCCGACTGCTCGTCATCATCGTCAGCCTGGGCTATGGCATTATaaa GCCACGGCTGGGAGCCGTGATGCACAGAGTGGTGGGGCTCGGCATCCTCTACTTTGCCTTTGCGTGCGTTGAAGGTGTGCTGAGGATTACAGGA GGTCAAGACAATGGCCCCGCTCTCATTACAGCAATTGTTCTGGCGGTGTTTGATTCCTGCACCATCTGGTTC ATCTTTGTCAGCTTAGCCCAAACCATCAAGACTCTGAAGCTGAGGAGAAACCCTGTGAAGCTGTCTCTCTACAGGCACTTTACAAACACGCTGATATTTGCCGTCATTG CCTCAGTCATCTTTATGGCTTGGTCTGCTAAGAAGCTACACTTAGCAGATTGCCAGTCT gACTGGATCGAGGTTTGGGTGGAGGATGCTTTCTGGAGATTCTTGTTCTCCTTTGTTCTGCTCGTCATAATGTTTTTATGGCGGCCGTCGGCGAACAACCAAAG GTATGCCTTCACACCCCTCATTGATGACTCTGATGATGAGGAGATAGAGGAGTTCATCGCGTCTTCAAACATCG CGGATGGCATAAAGTTGAGGGCAGATAAAAGTGAGACAAATGGCACAGCAAAGCATCCAGAAACAAACCCA GATGAAGACTTGAAATGGGTGGAGGACAACATTCCTAGCTCTCTTACTGATGT AGCCCTTCCAGTCCTGCTCGACTCAGATGAG gaaatcATGACGACAAAGTATGAGATGTCAAAGCTGGAGTGA
- the tmem87b gene encoding transmembrane protein 87A isoform X1, with amino-acid sequence MAAAVRTRTWKRPGSGVFSQRMVFFAVLLGSVHETVAAPETGLWKITVVNGSRPLILKKAMYKDTDVVLKVVSCSCTMKVNFTIHWFLKYHPCYNEYNNIEEMYERTPLSRGGSLDPKPNAPGEYIEHKHHPIPCKSDLLSLPGLHKTKATPRTVVSPDGSEGLKKSDPDWISAEYDAKSARENVIATTWKDGPYLLIVKVTSDAKELNWNLTVDVVMKGSHGYISITEWPLMIFYMVMCVVYILYALLWFVWAACYWKDLLRIQFWIAGVIFLGMVEKAVFCAEYENTNAVGSATPGLLIFAELVSALKRTLSRLLVIIVSLGYGIIKPRLGAVMHRVVGLGILYFAFACVEGVLRITGTKDSDLALLANIPLALLDSSLCWWIFVSLAQTIKTLKLRRNPVKLSLYRHFTNTLIFAVIASVIFMAWSAKKLHLADCQSDWIEVWVEDAFWRFLFSFVLLVIMFLWRPSANNQRYAFTPLIDDSDDEEIEEFIASSNIADGIKLRADKSETNGTAKHPETNPDEDLKWVEDNIPSSLTDVALPVLLDSDEEIMTTKYEMSKLE; translated from the exons ATGGCAGCTGCTGTCAGGACGAGGACGTGGAAACGTCCGGGATCAGGAGTTTTTTCCCAGCGGATGGTGTTTTTTGCAGTTTTACTCGGCAGCGTACATGAAACCGTGGCCGCACCGGAAACAGGGCTGTGGAAAATCACGGTTGTAAAT GGCTCCAGACCGCTTATATTAAAGAAAGCCATGTATAAAGACACGGATGTCGTACTTAAAG TTGTGTCTTGTAGTTGTACCATGAAGGTGAATTTCACAATCCACTGGTTCTTAAAGTATCACCCCTGTTATAATGAATATAACAATATAGAA GAGATGTACGAAAGGACGCCGCTGAGCCGAGGGGGGAGCCTGGACCCTAAACCAAACGCACCGGGCGAGTACATAGAACATAAACACCATCCAATTCCTTGTAAAAGCGACCTGCTCTCTTTACCAGGGCTCCAT AAAACCAAGGCAACCCCACGGACAGTCGTTTCACCTGACGGGAGTGAAGGGCTT aaaaaaagcGACCCTGACTGGATTTCAGCTGAGTACGACGCCAAAAGCGCCAGAGAGAACGTCATAGCCACCACATGGAAGGACGGGCCGTACCTGCTGATCGTTAAGGTCACGTCTGATGCAAAGGAGCTCAACTGGAATTTAACAG TTGATGTGGTGATGAAAGGCAGCCACGGCTACATTTCTATCACAGAGTGGCCGCTAATGATC TTCTACATGGTAATGTGCGTCGTGTACATCCTGTACGCCTTGCTGTGGTTCGTCTGGGCCGCCTGCTACTGGAAAGATCTGCTGAGGATCCAGTTCTGGATAGCAGGAGTCATTTTCCTCGGCATGGTGGAGAAGGCGGTCTTCTGCGCCGAGTATGAAAACACCAATGCTGTCGGCTCTGCCA cTCCAGGCTTGTTGATCTTCGCTGAGTTGGTCTCGGCTCTCAAGAGGACGTTGTCCCGACTGCTCGTCATCATCGTCAGCCTGGGCTATGGCATTATaaa GCCACGGCTGGGAGCCGTGATGCACAGAGTGGTGGGGCTCGGCATCCTCTACTTTGCCTTTGCGTGCGTTGAAGGTGTGCTGAGGATTACAGGA ACCAAAGACTCTGACTTGGCCCTGCTGGCCAACATTCCCCTGGCTCTGCTTGACTCTTCTTTATGCTGGTGG ATCTTTGTCAGCTTAGCCCAAACCATCAAGACTCTGAAGCTGAGGAGAAACCCTGTGAAGCTGTCTCTCTACAGGCACTTTACAAACACGCTGATATTTGCCGTCATTG CCTCAGTCATCTTTATGGCTTGGTCTGCTAAGAAGCTACACTTAGCAGATTGCCAGTCT gACTGGATCGAGGTTTGGGTGGAGGATGCTTTCTGGAGATTCTTGTTCTCCTTTGTTCTGCTCGTCATAATGTTTTTATGGCGGCCGTCGGCGAACAACCAAAG GTATGCCTTCACACCCCTCATTGATGACTCTGATGATGAGGAGATAGAGGAGTTCATCGCGTCTTCAAACATCG CGGATGGCATAAAGTTGAGGGCAGATAAAAGTGAGACAAATGGCACAGCAAAGCATCCAGAAACAAACCCA GATGAAGACTTGAAATGGGTGGAGGACAACATTCCTAGCTCTCTTACTGATGT AGCCCTTCCAGTCCTGCTCGACTCAGATGAG gaaatcATGACGACAAAGTATGAGATGTCAAAGCTGGAGTGA